One Drosophila santomea strain STO CAGO 1482 chromosome X, Prin_Dsan_1.1, whole genome shotgun sequence DNA segment encodes these proteins:
- the LOC120455141 gene encoding neprilysin-1 — MMAPFSITWLGVGMILVVVLLQLVASQDCQLQLENDMDAEEEPCVNFHQHACGNWYASTSQRTLGAHDMRSKWVANLKLQLIRSLEESSPTNSTSSTSSTNQLATFYRSCLSSGQSIRTYTDALAQSGANFPLLTNNSGSFDWVLANAGLRTYGAQGLWRLLVQDNWQSADQRIFYMLPPKFELLGRDDELNEFLYQRYLKILLLELGLRVRRAALLAEKLVAFEKSLQKLLPNDVEQTLVLRKPESLKDLEQQLPGLQLKRYFETILQGIDWDSTSLLLVADVEYLQGLQRLLAEHTLDPTIMSTWLLLQLPAYFELRLHDDDKLSSQREHCLEQLRKLMPGQLGRLQMQLVLGESYQDVYDTAIQQIAVLFRDLKQQFELVLNETEVFHDDLVTRNLARDKLRAMRLLTPRLQDPNTNTNPNPNPNPNPNSNPNLNGAAGTPLLGGNCDENLLQLSLSQAKLEFRQVFGEPVTSAPADPLSVNAYYRLKLNRIELPLGLMATPLIQQQQCSSQADTMAKLSAGLGYILAHEMVHAFDYDGLNYDAIGQLANGQWPARAIIRFSLRAGCYLGERYSNATLTINENIADTEGLRLALDTYRRRSGDAAHLRTFFVAFAQNWCGTVASTTGLSRHAGHAERVNNVLGNMPEFGDTFQCQASSRMNPIGKCRIW; from the coding sequence atgATGGCACCATTTTCGATCACCTGGCTGGGAGTGGGAATGATCCTGGTCGTagtgctgctgcaactggTGGCATCCCAGGACTGCCAGCTGCAATTGGAGAACGACATGGACGCGGAGGAGGAGCCGTGCGTGAATTTTCATCAGCATGCCTGCGGAAATTGGTATGCGAGCACTTCGCAGCGCACTCTCGGTGCCCATGACATGCGATCCAAGTGGGTGGCAAATCTAAAGCTGCAGCTCATCCGATCTCTAGAGGAATCCTCACCCACCAACTCTACTAGCTCAACCTCCTCAACCAACCAGTTGGCCACGTTCTACAGGAGCTGCTTGTCGAGTGGCCAGTCGATAAGAACCTACACCGATGCACTGGCCCAAAGTGGTGCCAACTTCCCGCTGCTGACCAACAATAGCGGCTCCTTCGATTGGGTGCTGGCCAATGCCGGGCTGCGAACGTATGGAGCACAGGGTTTGTGGAGACTCTTGGTGCAGGACAACTGGCAGTCGGCGGATCAGCGGATCTTCTACATGCTGCCACCCAAGTTCGAGCTACTGGGCCGCGATGATGAACTGAATGAGTTCCTGTATCAGCGTTATCTGAAGATTTTGCTCCTGGAATTGGGCCTGCGAGTGCGTAGAGCTGCGCTGCTGGCCGAGAAATTGGTTGCGTTCGAGAAGAGTCTGCAGAAGCTATTGCCCAACGATGTGGAACAGACGTTGGTGTTGCGCAAACCCGAGAGCCTCAAGGActtggagcagcagctgcccgGCTTGCAGTTGAAACGATACTTCGAGACGATTCTGCAGGGCATCGATTGGGATTCAACGAGCCTGCTGCTGGTGGCGGATGTGGAGTATCTACAGGGTCTGCAGAGATTACTGGCGGAGCATACGTTGGATCCCACGATCATGTCCACGTGGCTGCTCCTGCAGTTACCCGCATACTTTGAATTGCGATTGCACGACGACGATAAGTTGAGCAGCCAGCGGGAACATTGCCTGGAACAGTTGAGGAAACTAATGCCCGGACAACTGGGACGACTGCAAATGCAATTGGTCCTGGGTGAATCGTATCAGGATGTGTATGACACGGCCATACAGCAGATAGCCGTGCTATTTCGAGATCTGAAACAGCAATTTGAGTTGGTGCTGAATGAAACGGAGGTCTTTCACGACGATTTGGTCACCCGCAACTTGGCTCGTGATAAACTGAGGGCCATGCGTTTGCTAACGCCTCGTCTGCAGGAtcccaataccaataccaatcccaatcccaatcccaatcccaatcccaattccaatcccaatctcAATGGTGCTGCTGGCACGCCCCTGCTGGGCGGCAATTGTGATGAGAACCTATTGCAGTTGTCACTTAGCCAAGCCAAATTGGAATTCCGGCAGGTATTCGGTGAGCCAGTGACCTCGGCGCCAGCGGATCCGCTGTCCGTGAATGCCTACTATCGCCTCAAGTTGAATCGCATTGAGTTGCCGCTCGGCCTGATGGCCACGCCCctcatccagcagcagcagtgctCCTCGCAGGCGGACACGATGGCCAAACTATCCGCCGGATTGGGCTACATCCTGGCCCACGAAATGGTTCACGCCTTCGACTACGATGGCCTTAATTACGATGCCATCGGCCAGTTGGCCAATGGCCAGTGGCCGGCCAGGGCGATTATACGTTTTAGCCTGAGAGCCGGTTGCTATTTGGGCGAACGGTACAGTAATGCCACGCTAACCATCAACGAGAACATCGCCGATACGGAGGGTCTTCGCTTGGCCCTCGACACATATCGCCGTCGAAGTGGCGACGCTGCACATTTGCGCACCTTCTTCGTGGCCTTTGCCCAAAATTGGTGTGGCACGGTGGCCAGTACGACGGGCTTGAGTCGACATGCCGGACACGCGGAGCGGGTTAATAATGTCCTCGGCAACATGCCGGAGTTCGGGGACACCTTTCAGTGCCAGGCCAGCAGCCGGATGAATCCCATCGGCAAGTGCCGCATTTGGTAA